The DNA region tattaaaaggTACATCACAAGAACCCAAAAATATAACATTGAAAGTACGCGACTTTGAGCTACTTTTTCTCTGCGTTGCTTTTAATGGAAGTCCTTAATCAAATAGGTAGCTGGTACATAGGCAAAAGTCTTCTTGAACCGATCCAGGAGCACTCCGCCAACTGTTTGCTCCACAGCTGGACGCAGGACCTCATAGAATTCGCGCCAGTTTTCGTTGAACAAAGTGTGTGCGGTGTCCTCCAGATCCTTGTTGCCGCCAAAGAGATTTTCCAACTTGATGCGGAATTGCTTGATCTCGCGGAAATTTACCTTTACACTTTGCACATCAGCGAAATATCCATCCGCTGTGGCCAGCGGCTTGACAGCCATTTCCAAGAATAACAGAGCATTTTCTAAATAAACCCGCTTTTTAGATAGTACTTCTCGTAAATTGTTGATATTTTCTTACCAGCTTCAAAGTAACCCTTGCCATGACCATTGAGATTCAGGGCTACCACATGTCCTTTGACTTTGTAATCGAAATTGAAACGCAGCTTGGGAACGGAGATCAAAGCTTTGGCTACATAGTGATTGGGATCCCAGCTGAGAATTTTTTATGGTCAACCCCGATTTCGtcacaatattttaaaagcttacCTGGATTCTATGACTAACGCTTGACCAGCACCTGCTACATTGACTTCCTTCAGATCGGCATTGATGGCTATTTGCCTGCTGGCATCCTGGGCAAATTTCACCCTCTTGATGTAGAGTGGATCAAAGGATCCCACGGCATTGTAGCCGGGAATTCCATCCTTCCACTGACGGAAGAAACTCTGGAAGTTTTTGGTCAGACAGACATTAAAGTTGGCATCGCCCACAGCACAAGGTGTTAGAAAGTCGGCTGTAagtaatatatttaagaatATAGTTAACTTTGCactttattaataaattatttggaGAACGTTCATTACGTTTCTCTGCCAGATATTTGGCTCCTTCAACTGCTGAAAGGAGCACGGCTACAATGCTCAGGAACTTGGCAACTTTGATAAGCATCTTGATGATTTAATTCCAAAATGTGATGACAAGAACCGTTTTCTTTGAATGCTCTGATTGAAATGACGATTCTGTCTGGTCTCCGgtaaatttattcgaaatgGTACCCTTGAATGTATAACTTTTAAAAtcatttcattgttttgttgttttatatttatttagtttatttattcctACTCTGTTTTCGGTACAATTAGTAAGTAAACGAGTTTGGTCGCATTAGACTTGTTGTGGTCGTACAAGGTGCCTAAATCATTCGAGTCATCTGATGCGATACCCTATCCCGAAAATGCATTAATTTCGACCGTATTACTTAGCCTTTGGCTCGACGGCGACTCCACTTCCAGTTGTAAGAGGCAGCAGTTCCATACTACGGccataatatatatgtatctagATACTTAGCCATATATTCTAGGTGGCAATTATCCCACTTTCGCTGATGGCGAACTGGTTCTACAAGACCATTAAAAAGCGATGGCTTAGTATGACGACGGTAATGCTGACGGATTTACGTGGTTTTGTAGATCTCTCTTGAgaaaatatattcttataaATTATAGACGAAATTCTAGTAAACCACCTTTGCATAGATGCATACTCAAGTGAGGAAAAGAAGCCAAGCGAATGTATTTATCTGCATGCAACCATGACCAAGGTCTGCGGTTCTTGGGTTAACGAACTTGTGGTTTTGGCATAAGTATCTACACAGAAAATAACGAATTATGAATTATGTATCATGAGAATTTTACcttatatgcatatattttttgtattatttgccACAGTAAGACATGCAAATCTGCCGATCTAAAAGGGGACAgacataatttattttatgcattGCTGTCTGGTTTGTTACTTGCTCCGTTTTGCACAGTGTAGAATATGATTTTAACTGGATGAACGAAAATCCCCGAAAGGTTGGAATAACGTCAGTACTATAATGTAGGTTGACAACCGTGTTTGTTTTGAATGTTGTCTGGGGACTTGGGCCCTTAATCTTATATCAATTGGATGCTACGTTACTGGTTGCTTGTGAAATAAGAAGAAAACATcgtttaaactaatttaaattcaataaatttaaattttctatgACGTAATGACAGCAACCAGTTTTCTTAGTCAGAGCATTGACTAGGTCAGTATACCAGCATATAAGTTTTTGAAttgctttctttttctttcttgcGCCAAGTGTGAGTTTTGACAGCCTAGGAGTAATGGCTGAATCCGCTGTCAAATTGCTTGTTGTGGTTGCAGATTGCTTTCGGCCAGTGCACTTCACTGGGAGCAAGGTGTTTGGCCAGGTATTTGCAATCGATTAGCAGGTGAGGGGGAATTGACTTGCATAATTGGAATGCTTAGCAAGTGCAACACTTCCGCACCTCTCAGTACTGGCATTTAATTCTTTTCTGGATTGTTGTTTTCAGCGATGGCAAAGGTACTTATGACTTGGATGCAGTTATATATAGTAAGATGTGGAATAAGTGTACCCAGTGTACCTAGTTCTCatcactgctgctgctctgaTCTCATTGCGTATGCGTGAGTGTGGCGGCCTGGAAGCATAAATTGCTGGCCAAGAATTCGAGTAGACGACGTTAACAACCTGATTGGAAATTGCTGCGCGTCGTCGCGTCGCTCGGCTGGTAAGTGAATTACCTGTAGAGGTGAGTGAGTGGGTATACCGCTCATGTACTTACGTCCAGCTGGCTGCCGACCGCTTTCGATTTCTATGCTGCATTCCAAGCCAAGTCGAATCGGTTCTCGGATCGGATCGGGAGTTCGGGTCTCGGTATATGTATTCGTTTTCGGTTTCTGATCGCAGCTGATCGCCAGATCCAGAGACTTCGGCTTGAAGCTTTAGTTTCTGCCATGGCTTTTTCCCCCTCTTGGCCCGCTTTGGCAAAATGTTGACTGCGGTATAAAAAGCGTTGCACGCCCTGATTTTCTTTTGAGTTTGTCGTTTCGATTCGCAGAGTCTCGTGTGCAAGTGCAGagcatattttccattttcgcaGTGCATTACTTAATTTGGGAGATTGGTGAAAACGGTTCGACATTGACTATTGGTTCTAAGCTTGGCGATATGTTGAAATTGGTAAGATGCAGCCAGGTGGTTGATAGTGCTACATCCCAAAAACTCGATATCAAAAAGGTGTTTTTCAGAATTTGCGCAGTGAATTTTTAGAATGCAATTTAGCCAACCGGTTTGATCAGATCAGTGTCTATGATAAAAAGTAACTTAATTGCGGGTTTATTACTCAGCCATGTCCTTGAGTGAATGTTTGTGCACTGATAATCAGAGCAGCTAATTAAGGTATTTAGCCCAAAGTAAGGCAATAAAGCCAAAAGTTCATGTGTAATTGCTGTTTTCACAGATGGGTGTGACCAACATAGTGATTTTATGATGCAAATGATTTGAGTCACTGTTTACctctttgtttttctttttcagacCTTGTGTTTTGGGCTTCTGCTTCTGGCGGgccacagtgcgtatgcgcaacATCAGGACTACACCACACCAGTGCCCATTCTCAAGCAGATCGACAAGCACAACGACGATGGATCCTACACATATGGATACGAAGCGGCCGATAAGAGCTTCAAGATCGAGACCAAATACGCGAATGGGGAGGTCTACGGAAAGTACGGCTATGTGGATGACCAGGGCAAAGTGCGGGAAATTGAGTATGGAGCCAGTAAGCGTGGCTTTGAGCCCGCTGGCAGCCACATCAATGTGCCACCACCCACGCTGACCAACAGCAATCCCTATCCATTGGGACCCAACGAACTGGACGATGGTCAGTATCGCGAGGATCCCGCCGTGTACTACAAGGACCAGAAGTTCAATCGCCCCCTATCACCGGCCAGTAAATTCAGTCTAAACGATTTTGGACGCGGCCAGCAGCAGGCGTACGCCCCGCCCCCTCGGCAACCCGCCCCCCAAGCGCCCTACTACAATCCCACACCCCAGTACTACAATCCCCCGGCTCCGCAGCCCCGCTACTACCAGCCCCCGGCCCAGAACTACTATAGtccccagcagcaacagccatACAGAGGGCTGCCGGAGCAACATCATCCCTCCCTGCGAAACCTCAACCTCTACACCGGTTCCTATAGCATCGACTATACGGGCCGCAAGTAGGAGGGAGGAGGAGCTTTGGATTGGGGGGGGATCACCTTTGAGTTGGGCCAGAGAGTCAGGGACTGAAGTGTCCGAGGACAATGTCAACTTGTTACTGCCAAATAAATCAGTCACTCCGCACACCCCACATATATCTATTACTGTACCTGTTTGTATATGTTCTTGAATGTGTGTAATAAATCGAGTTTCGAGACCTGAAGCGTTTACAGAGAAACAAAATTTGGTTGGTAATTGCTGTAAAAATCAGAGGCATTTTTGGTGTTAAAGAGCGCGTATATagtgtttaattttattatgagAATGCCATTAATTTACAGTACCTTTTTCGCTGTTATTTCCTGCTCACTAATTGTTCTCAGTGCCGAGAAGAATTTGAAGTATCTGCTTTGGCATTCAATTTAGCCAACTACCAGGTTCCGCTTCAATTGGCCCGCCCCATAGCAGAAATCGTAGCAAAATTCAGCCGATTGAAATAAAGACAAAGAGCCCAGCAAGTGGCCAATAATCGTTAGGCCATTACGTCAACACAGAATGATCgagccaaaccaaaaacaaaaaaaaggcaagCATTGTGGCCAAGTCGGATAGAAAACCAAAGTAGATTTGCTGTTGACTGGAATTTGGTGCACTTATGCAATGTGCTGGCCCCAAACCACTTTCAAATGCACTGCCACCAACGTTCGACCAGTTGGCCATAAGCTATTGGCCATAAGCATGGTCTATGGTCTATCGTCTATGGTCTATGTACTTTGTGCTGGGTGGTGGAACCACTGCCTTTGTCTTTTGGGTGTGTGGACTGCAGGTACTGGAAGCAGTGCTTTAAGACTTGTTGGATAATTGGAAGTCACCCTCGGATCAATAGGCACACAAAGAGCTTAAATCAGCGTGGTACTTATCTGTTCGTTAGCTTTAATGGGCTATTAATTAggtaatttaattgaatttgaaataaatttttcaaaggcttctcattttattaaaactgatgattaacaatttttgtatttgcttaCAGAAATACAACAAAACTATTAATAACTGATCTATTCAGCTGAACCTAAGAGCTATTCCCTGTTTACCCTTAAAGCCACTATTAATAGTTTATCATAAAAATTTTGTTGTGCGAGCTATTCAATTTGCTTTCCACTGTGCCAGTTGGCCAAGTCAAAAATTCAAAGCGTTTTGCTGGCGGCACAAACGGAGAATCAAGTCCAGACTGCACCTCTTAAAAAGCAGTGCACAAACACACATTAC from Drosophila santomea strain STO CAGO 1482 chromosome 3R, Prin_Dsan_1.1, whole genome shotgun sequence includes:
- the LOC120452194 gene encoding circadian clock-controlled protein daywake, which produces MLIKVAKFLSIVAVLLSAVEGAKYLAEKPDFLTPCAVGDANFNVCLTKNFQSFFRQWKDGIPGYNAVGSFDPLYIKRVKFAQDASRQIAINADLKEVNVAGAGQALVIESSWDPNHYVAKALISVPKLRFNFDYKVKGHVVALNLNGHGKGYFEAENALLFLEMAVKPLATADGYFADVQSVKVNFREIKQFRIKLENLFGGNKDLEDTAHTLFNENWREFYEVLRPAVEQTVGGVLLDRFKKTFAYVPATYLIKDFH
- the LOC120453889 gene encoding extensin-2, with translation MLKLTLCFGLLLLAGHSAYAQHQDYTTPVPILKQIDKHNDDGSYTYGYEAADKSFKIETKYANGEVYGKYGYVDDQGKVREIEYGASKRGFEPAGSHINVPPPTLTNSNPYPLGPNELDDGQYREDPAVYYKDQKFNRPLSPASKFSLNDFGRGQQQAYAPPPRQPAPQAPYYNPTPQYYNPPAPQPRYYQPPAQNYYSPQQQQPYRGLPEQHHPSLRNLNLYTGSYSIDYTGRK